One window of Triticum dicoccoides isolate Atlit2015 ecotype Zavitan chromosome 5A, WEW_v2.0, whole genome shotgun sequence genomic DNA carries:
- the LOC119297611 gene encoding uncharacterized protein LOC119297611 — translation MAKARRRRVPAFGEWNYNYHHHEQQALPPAVVAPAACYATQEPEPEACSDVWFRYSPAPRKPTPKKQARRRHEGDVSREHSKASWDASRRVVRPVDGDLYQVPPPELASHRRPTKKWSLWMGCLGLSSCVAS, via the exons ATGGCG AAGGCGAGGAGGCGTCGCGTGCCGGCGTTCGGGGAGTGGAACTACAACTACCACCACCACGAGCAGCAGGCACTTCCGCCGGCCGTTGTTGCACCGGCCGCGTGCTATGCCACgcaggagccggagccggaggcctGCAGCGACGTGTGGTTCAGGTACTCGCCGGCCCCGCGCAAACCCACGCCCAAGAAGCAGGCGAGGAGGCGGCACGAGGGCGACGTGTCCCGGGAGCATTCGAAGGCGTCCTGGGACGCTTCCAGGCGGGTGGTGCGCCCGGTCGACGGggacctgtaccaggtgccaccgCCGGAGCTCGCCTCCCACCGGCGGCCAACGAAG AAGTGGAGCCTGTGGATGGGATGCCTGGGCCTCAGCTCATGCGTCGCCTCCTGA